In one window of Comamonas testosteroni DNA:
- the recB gene encoding exodeoxyribonuclease V subunit beta translates to MSTPANPMKPGSQALQPLHFPLWGSRLIEASAGTGKTWTIAALYLRLVLGHGAENGFARPLMPPDILVMTFTRAATRELSDRIRARLIEAVQCFRGEAEPAAHDRFLRDLRDAYAEGVQRDAAAWRLDMAAQCMDDAAIHTIDAWCQRMLREHAFDSGNLFDETLEADESQRQTEAAQDYWRQQCYPLSGEVLEAALQVWPDVQALVKDMQSLLRESVPAAAGAGTLGECIARTQAERAQQLQALSADWQAKAERMQRWIDAELDGRAALWDKRKLQSRYYLGWFAHLTAWAQDPHNRQLELSDSARKRLSPEGMAEAFKGSTMDLLLPVEFAELEQLLQALAQLPSLHVALRLHAAVHVSQRLLWLKRQAGTFGFADMLQRLDAALAGDNGPALQAGIAAQYPVALIDEFQDTSPLQYRLFDQIYRTADNGADSALLLIGDPKQSIYGFRGADIYSYLQARRATEGRHYVLDTNFRSTEALVDAVNQWFVQAEEREGEGAFMFRAGQSNPLPFESVKANGRKERLMQGSQRMAALTIAWDGSSDEPLSNDDIRRRGAEFCASQIVQWLMDGATGFAETGQPLKRLRPADVAVLVRTGKEAAAVRRALARRNVASVYLSDQDSVFASGEAQDLLLWLRAVAAPLDGIAVRAGLAMPMMGLSFDELAWLASDDEAFDARSELLKELHSLWQRLGVLAMLRQTLYRFELPARWLQDMGGERRLTNYLHLAELLQGASAQLEGEQALIRWLATQIESPGAAGDAQIVRLESDADLVKVVTVHKSKGLEYPLVCLPFGGSFRPVDGKAAYLSLPVQIDGAPARELVLDYDDAQLAQADKERLREDLRLLYVALTRARHALWMGLAPMKRGSGKNCANEQGAAGYLLAGDVSQAAAGWRASIQALSQRCTQIAVVDLPAELPVPTRHVPAQALPALAAAPVYEAQFDRRWGIGSFSSLTRAMAAPGLPVLPVAAQSPAEDERALQAQEAGEAALDLGAINDVMTALPTWGRLAAGARSDAAVWHRFMRGPVVGNFLHDQLEWLAAEGFALQPEDDPDSSEPLAARLLRRCERAGRKEQAADVLQWLRAVVHQPLAPLGVSLAQLGQGDALLPEMEFWLPARRLSAPRIDALCRQHILPGQPRPVLPERELHGMLMGFADLVFHHGGRYWVLDYKTNHLGQDGDAYAPQALEQAMLAHRYDVQAALYLLALHRLLQSRLGAAYDPREQLGGALYFFLRGLDGEAAGMHVLKPPLALLDGLEALLGNCEKESKEEQS, encoded by the coding sequence ATGAGCACGCCCGCCAACCCCATGAAGCCCGGCAGCCAGGCGCTGCAGCCCCTGCATTTCCCGCTCTGGGGCTCGCGCCTGATCGAAGCCAGCGCGGGCACAGGCAAGACCTGGACGATTGCCGCACTCTATCTGCGGCTGGTACTGGGCCATGGCGCCGAGAACGGTTTTGCCAGGCCCTTGATGCCGCCCGACATCCTGGTCATGACCTTCACGCGGGCCGCCACGCGCGAGCTGTCGGACCGCATTCGTGCACGCCTGATCGAGGCCGTGCAGTGCTTTCGCGGCGAGGCCGAGCCGGCAGCGCACGACCGCTTCTTGCGCGACCTGCGCGATGCCTATGCCGAAGGCGTGCAGCGCGACGCCGCTGCCTGGCGGCTGGACATGGCTGCGCAGTGCATGGACGATGCCGCCATCCACACCATAGACGCCTGGTGCCAGCGCATGCTGCGCGAGCATGCGTTCGACAGCGGCAATCTGTTTGATGAAACGCTGGAGGCCGATGAAAGCCAGCGTCAGACCGAGGCCGCCCAGGATTACTGGCGTCAGCAGTGCTACCCGCTGTCGGGCGAGGTGCTGGAGGCGGCGCTGCAGGTCTGGCCCGATGTGCAGGCCCTGGTCAAGGATATGCAGTCGCTGCTGCGGGAAAGCGTGCCCGCTGCGGCAGGCGCCGGGACCTTGGGTGAATGCATTGCGCGGACACAGGCCGAGCGTGCGCAGCAGTTGCAAGCGCTGTCTGCAGATTGGCAGGCCAAAGCCGAGCGCATGCAGCGCTGGATCGACGCTGAACTCGATGGCCGCGCAGCACTCTGGGACAAACGCAAGCTGCAGTCACGCTACTACCTGGGCTGGTTTGCCCATCTGACGGCCTGGGCGCAGGACCCGCACAACCGGCAACTGGAGCTCAGTGACTCCGCGCGCAAGCGACTCAGTCCCGAGGGCATGGCCGAGGCCTTCAAGGGATCGACCATGGACTTGCTGCTGCCTGTCGAGTTTGCCGAGCTGGAGCAGCTGCTTCAGGCCCTTGCGCAGCTGCCGTCCCTCCATGTGGCGCTGCGCCTGCATGCGGCCGTCCATGTGAGCCAGCGCCTGTTGTGGCTCAAGCGCCAGGCCGGCACCTTTGGCTTTGCCGACATGCTGCAGCGCCTGGATGCGGCCCTGGCCGGCGACAACGGCCCCGCGCTCCAGGCCGGCATTGCGGCCCAGTACCCGGTGGCGCTGATTGACGAGTTCCAGGACACCTCGCCGCTGCAATACCGGCTGTTTGACCAGATCTACCGTACGGCAGACAACGGCGCGGACAGCGCGCTGCTGCTGATCGGCGACCCCAAGCAGTCCATCTACGGCTTTCGTGGTGCGGACATCTACAGCTATCTGCAGGCCAGGCGGGCGACCGAGGGCCGCCACTATGTGCTGGACACCAACTTCCGCTCCACCGAGGCGCTGGTCGATGCGGTCAACCAATGGTTTGTGCAGGCTGAAGAGCGCGAAGGCGAGGGCGCGTTCATGTTCCGCGCCGGGCAGAGCAATCCACTGCCGTTCGAGAGCGTCAAGGCAAATGGCCGCAAGGAGCGGCTGATGCAGGGCAGCCAGCGCATGGCCGCGCTGACCATTGCCTGGGATGGCAGCAGCGATGAGCCGCTGAGCAATGACGACATCCGCCGCCGTGGGGCGGAGTTCTGCGCCAGCCAGATCGTGCAGTGGCTGATGGACGGTGCCACGGGCTTTGCCGAGACCGGCCAGCCGCTCAAGCGCCTGCGCCCGGCCGATGTCGCGGTGCTGGTGCGCACGGGCAAGGAGGCCGCTGCCGTGCGCCGCGCGCTGGCGCGGCGCAATGTGGCCTCGGTCTACCTCTCCGATCAGGACTCGGTCTTCGCCAGCGGCGAGGCCCAAGACCTGCTGCTGTGGCTGCGTGCCGTGGCTGCGCCCCTGGACGGAATTGCCGTGCGCGCCGGTCTGGCCATGCCCATGATGGGCCTGTCGTTTGACGAGCTGGCCTGGCTGGCCAGCGATGACGAGGCCTTCGATGCGCGCAGCGAGCTGCTCAAGGAGCTGCACAGCCTCTGGCAGCGCCTGGGCGTGCTGGCCATGCTGCGCCAGACGCTGTACCGCTTTGAATTGCCGGCACGCTGGCTGCAGGACATGGGCGGCGAGCGCCGTCTGACCAACTATCTGCACCTGGCCGAGCTGTTGCAAGGTGCGAGCGCCCAGCTGGAGGGCGAGCAGGCGCTGATCCGCTGGCTGGCCACCCAGATCGAGAGTCCGGGCGCGGCCGGCGATGCGCAGATCGTGCGGCTGGAATCGGACGCCGATCTGGTCAAGGTCGTCACTGTGCACAAGAGCAAGGGGCTGGAGTATCCGCTGGTCTGCCTGCCGTTTGGCGGCAGCTTCCGGCCCGTGGACGGCAAGGCGGCCTATCTTTCGCTGCCCGTGCAGATCGATGGCGCACCCGCGCGCGAGCTGGTGCTGGACTACGACGATGCGCAGCTGGCGCAGGCCGACAAGGAGCGCCTGCGCGAGGATCTGCGCCTGCTGTATGTGGCGCTGACCCGAGCGCGCCATGCGCTGTGGATGGGGCTGGCCCCGATGAAGCGCGGCAGCGGCAAAAACTGTGCGAACGAACAGGGGGCGGCGGGCTATCTGCTGGCCGGAGATGTTTCGCAGGCCGCAGCCGGCTGGCGCGCCAGTATCCAGGCCCTGAGCCAGCGTTGCACGCAGATCGCCGTGGTGGATCTGCCGGCCGAACTGCCTGTGCCCACGCGCCATGTTCCCGCGCAGGCCTTGCCCGCCCTGGCTGCTGCGCCCGTGTACGAGGCGCAGTTCGACCGCCGCTGGGGCATTGGCAGCTTTTCGTCGCTGACCCGCGCCATGGCCGCACCCGGCCTGCCGGTCCTGCCGGTGGCCGCACAAAGCCCGGCCGAGGACGAGCGTGCGCTGCAGGCCCAGGAGGCGGGTGAAGCTGCGCTGGACCTGGGCGCCATCAACGATGTCATGACCGCCCTGCCCACCTGGGGCAGACTCGCCGCCGGCGCGCGCAGCGATGCTGCGGTGTGGCACCGTTTCATGCGCGGCCCGGTGGTGGGCAATTTCCTGCACGACCAGCTGGAATGGCTGGCCGCAGAGGGCTTTGCGCTGCAGCCCGAGGATGATCCCGACAGCAGTGAGCCCCTGGCGGCCCGCCTGCTGCGCCGTTGCGAGCGCGCAGGCCGCAAGGAACAGGCAGCCGATGTGCTGCAATGGCTGCGCGCCGTGGTGCACCAGCCGCTGGCGCCGCTCGGTGTCTCGCTGGCGCAACTGGGCCAAGGCGATGCGCTCTTGCCCGAGATGGAGTTCTGGCTGCCGGCGCGGCGCCTGTCGGCACCGCGCATCGACGCGCTGTGCCGCCAGCACATCCTGCCCGGCCAGCCGCGCCCGGTGCTGCCCGAGCGCGAGCTGCACGGCATGCTGATGGGTTTTGCCGACCTGGTGTTTCACCATGGCGGCCGCTACTGGGTGCTGGACTACAAGACCAATCACCTGGGCCAGGACGGCGATGCCTACGCCCCTCAGGCGCTGGAGCAGGCCATGCTCGCGCACCGTTATGACGTGCAGGCTGCGCTGTATCTGCTGGCTCTGCACCGCCTGCTGCAAAGCCGGCTGGGCGCGGCTTACGACCCCCGCGAACAGCTGGGTGGCGCGCTCTATTTCTTCCTGCGCGGTCTTGATGGCGAGGCCGCCGGCATGCATGTGCTGAAGCCGCCGCTGGCGCTGCTGGACGGGCTTGAGGCGCTGCTTGGAAACTGCGAGAAAGAATCGAAGGAGGAGCAGTCATGA
- the recD gene encoding exodeoxyribonuclease V subunit alpha, with protein sequence MKGRRKADLQTLDLFAAPTDGDSMALSTTDWLAALERLADAGLLRRLDSALAAFVAAQDAEAGPALLVATAVLAQMEGRGHSCLPLKALAGDPNQILAWPKEAERLQQSLWEPLPGRLADWLQALRRSPVVRVVQPGAVVADRGQPLVLLDGAAPLLYLRRYWDYERSVAAHMAQRTAADAAALDEPRVRDWLGLLFSSPAAAANAVDWQKLACALALRGHMSVITGGPGTGKTYTAARLLALLFATAPDATQLRVALAAPTGKAAARLKQSIDSSLLELKEAVGRELDLEALVKRMGAARTLHSLLGARPDTRRFAHHAGNPLDVDVLIVDEASMIHLEMMAALLQALPPTARLILLGDKDQLASVEAGAVLGDLCRDAQRGNYAPDTAAYAERVTGQPLPAQYLASARALPLAQHTVMLRESRRFGGPIGQLAQAVNAGDAPAAMALLRTQTQAGLHAELWAREGGDVDAVVRSAVQGRGGMASYAAYAEVLAQHGQGKERGFATEAEHRQWVRDVLAAFDRYRLLCAVRDGSWGVAGLNRAVEQALQAMGAIRKEGEWYMGRPVMVTRNDAQLGVFNGDIGMALPSFADPARLRVYFMQGEQLHHVSTARLAHVETAFAMTVHKSQGSEFEHTALVLAAQGGNVLSRELVYTGITRARKAFSLWTEVPGLLVSAMGSPTQRSSGLLGFMERAQ encoded by the coding sequence ATGAAGGGCCGCCGCAAAGCCGATCTGCAGACGCTGGACCTGTTTGCAGCCCCCACGGATGGCGACTCAATGGCACTGAGCACCACGGACTGGCTGGCCGCGCTGGAGCGACTGGCCGATGCGGGTCTGCTGCGCCGCCTGGATAGCGCCCTGGCGGCCTTTGTCGCTGCGCAGGACGCCGAAGCCGGGCCTGCGCTGCTGGTGGCCACTGCCGTGCTGGCGCAGATGGAAGGGCGTGGCCATAGCTGCCTGCCCTTGAAGGCGTTGGCTGGCGATCCCAATCAGATTCTTGCCTGGCCCAAGGAGGCCGAGCGCCTGCAGCAATCGCTATGGGAGCCATTGCCCGGCCGGCTGGCTGACTGGCTGCAGGCCCTGCGCCGCAGCCCCGTGGTGCGTGTCGTGCAGCCGGGAGCGGTAGTGGCAGACCGAGGCCAGCCGCTGGTGCTGCTGGACGGCGCTGCGCCCTTGCTGTATTTGCGCCGCTACTGGGACTACGAGCGCAGCGTGGCCGCGCATATGGCGCAGCGCACGGCGGCCGATGCAGCGGCGCTGGACGAGCCCAGGGTGCGCGACTGGCTGGGGCTGCTTTTCAGCTCGCCCGCCGCTGCCGCCAATGCGGTGGACTGGCAAAAGCTGGCTTGCGCGCTGGCGCTGCGCGGGCACATGTCCGTCATCACCGGCGGGCCGGGCACGGGCAAGACCTATACGGCAGCGCGCCTGCTGGCGCTGCTGTTTGCCACGGCGCCCGATGCCACGCAGCTGCGCGTGGCGCTGGCTGCGCCAACTGGCAAGGCGGCGGCGCGGCTCAAGCAGTCCATCGACAGCTCGCTGCTGGAGCTCAAGGAGGCCGTGGGCCGCGAGCTGGATCTGGAAGCGCTGGTCAAGCGCATGGGGGCGGCACGCACCCTGCATTCGCTGCTGGGTGCCAGGCCTGACACGCGGCGCTTTGCCCACCATGCGGGCAATCCGCTGGATGTGGATGTGCTCATCGTCGATGAGGCCTCCATGATCCACCTTGAGATGATGGCCGCCTTGCTGCAGGCCCTGCCGCCCACGGCGCGCCTGATTTTGCTGGGCGACAAGGATCAGCTCGCCTCGGTGGAGGCCGGTGCCGTGCTGGGCGATCTGTGCCGCGATGCGCAGCGGGGCAATTACGCACCGGACACCGCAGCCTATGCCGAGCGCGTGACCGGCCAGCCCCTGCCAGCGCAGTACCTGGCGTCAGCCAGGGCCTTGCCGCTGGCCCAGCACACCGTCATGCTGCGCGAGAGCCGCCGCTTTGGCGGCCCTATCGGTCAGCTGGCGCAGGCCGTGAATGCCGGCGATGCACCGGCTGCCATGGCGCTGCTGCGCACGCAGACCCAGGCCGGTCTGCATGCCGAACTCTGGGCGCGCGAAGGCGGTGATGTCGATGCCGTTGTGCGTAGCGCCGTGCAGGGCCGTGGCGGTATGGCCAGCTATGCTGCCTATGCCGAGGTGCTGGCACAACATGGTCAGGGCAAGGAGCGCGGCTTTGCTACCGAGGCCGAGCACCGGCAATGGGTGAGGGACGTGCTCGCCGCCTTCGACCGCTACCGCCTGCTGTGCGCCGTGCGCGATGGCAGTTGGGGTGTGGCGGGTCTGAACCGCGCGGTGGAGCAGGCCTTGCAGGCCATGGGCGCCATACGCAAGGAGGGCGAGTGGTATATGGGCCGTCCGGTGATGGTCACCCGCAACGATGCGCAGCTGGGCGTGTTCAATGGCGACATCGGCATGGCCTTGCCCAGCTTTGCCGACCCGGCGCGGCTGCGCGTGTACTTCATGCAGGGCGAGCAACTGCACCATGTCAGCACGGCGCGCCTGGCCCATGTGGAGACCGCGTTTGCCATGACGGTGCACAAGAGCCAGGGCTCGGAGTTCGAGCACACGGCGCTGGTGCTGGCCGCGCAGGGCGGCAATGTGCTCAGCCGCGAGCTGGTCTATACCGGCATCACGCGCGCACGCAAGGCGTTCTCGCTGTGGACCGAAGTGCCCGGCCTGCTAGTGTCGGCGATGGGCAGTCCCACGCAGCGCAGCAGCGGTTTGCTGGGATTCATGGAACGTGCTCAGTAG
- a CDS encoding VOC family protein gives MQSAFHLAYHVTDLDQARRFYGGVLGCREGRSTDTWVDFDFFGHQISLHLGQPFAVSNTGKVGNHMVPMPHLGVILLKPDWLALAERLKAAGTAFILEPQVRFEGEPGEQWTMFFTDPCGNPIEVKGFAHWDAVYEH, from the coding sequence ATGCAAAGCGCTTTTCATCTCGCCTACCACGTCACCGATCTCGACCAGGCCCGCCGCTTCTACGGCGGCGTGCTGGGCTGCCGCGAGGGTCGCAGCACCGACACCTGGGTCGATTTCGACTTCTTCGGCCACCAGATCTCCCTGCATCTGGGCCAGCCCTTTGCCGTGAGCAACACCGGCAAGGTCGGCAACCATATGGTGCCCATGCCCCACCTGGGCGTGATCCTGCTCAAGCCCGACTGGCTGGCCCTGGCCGAACGCCTCAAGGCCGCCGGCACGGCCTTCATCCTGGAGCCGCAAGTGCGCTTCGAAGGCGAGCCCGGAGAGCAGTGGACGATGTTCTTCACCGACCCCTGCGGCAACCCGATCGAGGTCAAGGGGTTTGCCCACTGGGACGCGGTTTACGAGCACTAA
- a CDS encoding glutathione S-transferase: MLTLCGFSASNYYNKVKLALMEKQIPFAEELAWLGSTNPEESPLGKVPYLRTQHGAISESDAIIEYVETLSNKVPLLPADPFGAAKVRELCVYLNLHLELVARNLYPQAFFGGKISDGARDKTLEQLKKNIAAFAKLARFDTPFIAGDSFTLADCSAIVHLPLVSSACKIVGGSDLLAELPVRDYLARMSERPTVQKVNADRKSNTEELMARVQAKAAR; the protein is encoded by the coding sequence ATGCTGACTTTGTGCGGATTTTCGGCCAGCAACTACTACAACAAGGTCAAGCTGGCCTTGATGGAAAAGCAGATTCCCTTCGCCGAGGAGCTGGCCTGGCTGGGCAGCACCAACCCCGAGGAATCACCGCTGGGCAAAGTGCCGTATCTGCGCACCCAGCATGGTGCCATCAGCGAGTCCGACGCCATCATCGAATATGTGGAAACACTGTCCAACAAGGTGCCGCTGTTGCCCGCAGACCCGTTTGGTGCCGCCAAGGTACGTGAGCTCTGCGTCTATCTGAATCTGCACCTGGAGCTGGTGGCGCGCAACCTCTATCCCCAGGCCTTCTTCGGCGGCAAGATCAGCGACGGCGCGCGCGACAAGACGCTGGAGCAGCTCAAAAAGAACATTGCAGCCTTTGCCAAGCTGGCCCGCTTCGATACCCCGTTCATCGCGGGCGACAGCTTCACGCTGGCCGACTGCAGCGCCATCGTGCACCTGCCCCTGGTCAGCAGCGCCTGCAAGATCGTGGGCGGCAGCGACTTGCTGGCCGAGCTGCCGGTGCGCGACTATCTGGCGCGCATGAGCGAGCGCCCCACAGTGCAGAAGGTCAACGCCGACCGCAAGAGCAATACCGAAGAGCTGATGGCACGCGTGCAGGCCAAGGCTGCGCGCTGA
- a CDS encoding copper chaperone PCu(A)C, which produces MNMRRFTVMALGSLVGSLLVSGAAWAHADAAHVKVENAWARASVAGQQASGAFMRLTAQEPLKLVGVETTAAAVAEVHEMKMEGDVMRMRAIESLDLPQGVAVDLKPGGYHLMLQQLKAPLVKDSQVPVTLVFKDAKGALSRLSLELPVRATAPAAAGAGHQHMGHGAHQH; this is translated from the coding sequence ATGAATATGCGTCGTTTTACCGTGATGGCCCTGGGTTCGCTGGTCGGCTCGCTGCTGGTTTCCGGTGCCGCCTGGGCTCATGCCGATGCTGCCCATGTCAAGGTTGAAAATGCCTGGGCCCGCGCCAGCGTGGCGGGTCAGCAGGCTTCGGGGGCCTTTATGCGCCTGACGGCCCAGGAGCCGCTCAAGCTCGTCGGTGTGGAAACCACGGCCGCCGCTGTGGCCGAGGTGCACGAGATGAAGATGGAGGGCGATGTGATGCGCATGCGCGCCATCGAGTCGCTGGATCTGCCCCAGGGCGTAGCCGTGGATCTCAAGCCCGGCGGCTATCACCTGATGCTGCAGCAGCTCAAGGCACCGCTGGTCAAGGACAGCCAGGTGCCCGTGACCCTGGTGTTCAAGGATGCCAAGGGCGCCCTCTCGCGCCTGAGCCTGGAACTGCCGGTGCGTGCGACGGCCCCAGCGGCGGCCGGTGCCGGGCACCAGCACATGGGCCATGGTGCGCATCAGCATTGA
- a CDS encoding PhaM family polyhydroxyalkanoate granule multifunctional regulatory protein yields MSGDASAFGFGKFIPGFDFLQGLAQSAGAAANPLGRVPQWVAPTVSVEEVDKRIAELKAVQFWLEQNSRALAATIQALEVQRMTLSTLKDMNVSMSELAKSFPFPGAAQAEPAATGNTGWPMDSASARAAAPEPSAAPVSEPEAEPAASEADAKAQAERPSQAALSQAMQWWGALTQQFQQIAAKAMAEPVPPETLAAAQRATEMASGFAKSTMEKVMAQAGGLGAAAAAKSAAQSAAAAEPRPARKAAVKTGQPKTAASKTAAAKKTASKQPAAKKTAAKTSATSRKP; encoded by the coding sequence ATGAGCGGTGACGCATCGGCATTTGGTTTCGGCAAATTCATTCCCGGCTTTGACTTTCTGCAGGGGCTGGCGCAAAGCGCTGGCGCTGCGGCCAATCCCCTGGGCCGCGTGCCGCAATGGGTGGCTCCCACGGTGAGCGTGGAGGAGGTGGACAAGCGCATTGCCGAGCTCAAGGCCGTGCAGTTCTGGCTGGAGCAAAACAGCCGCGCCCTGGCTGCCACGATCCAGGCGCTGGAAGTGCAGCGCATGACGCTGTCCACGCTCAAGGACATGAATGTCAGCATGAGCGAGCTGGCCAAGTCCTTTCCTTTCCCCGGTGCAGCGCAGGCAGAGCCCGCTGCGACCGGCAATACCGGCTGGCCCATGGACAGCGCCTCGGCCAGGGCGGCAGCCCCAGAGCCATCAGCGGCGCCAGTGTCGGAGCCCGAGGCAGAGCCCGCCGCGAGCGAGGCGGATGCCAAGGCCCAGGCCGAGCGGCCTTCCCAGGCTGCCTTGAGCCAGGCCATGCAATGGTGGGGAGCGCTGACCCAGCAGTTCCAGCAGATTGCGGCCAAGGCCATGGCAGAGCCTGTTCCCCCCGAGACCTTGGCCGCTGCCCAGCGCGCGACCGAGATGGCCAGCGGTTTTGCCAAGTCCACCATGGAAAAGGTGATGGCCCAGGCAGGCGGCCTTGGCGCTGCTGCAGCAGCAAAAAGTGCGGCACAGAGCGCTGCGGCAGCCGAGCCCAGGCCTGCACGCAAGGCGGCGGTCAAGACCGGTCAGCCAAAAACGGCAGCCAGCAAGACGGCAGCCGCTAAAAAAACGGCTTCCAAGCAGCCTGCCGCCAAAAAGACGGCAGCCAAAACCTCTGCTACCTCGCGCAAGCCCTGA
- a CDS encoding FIST signal transduction protein: MSLFPVAHAAHEDWRTAAEQVVLQLREQLLRQSLQPHRLGLIYIAQGLVPHSQQLLALLARELPQVTDWVGSSGHAVLAMEHEYSESSSLAVMLLDLPAAHYRVYSGVAPLAQSGAEAGFEAHSALVHSSIDQPDLAELLLELSERISSGNLFGALSSEQGVQFACRAEDLPRLRAQASVGIFHAGFSGVAFDADVACISRLAQGCAPLGGGLAITDARGPVVLELEGEPALPRLLQMLDVEASPSAGGGWQAALSQLRKTQAAIAPLGRGLERGALTDEAQVLHIVGLDPVRQGVALSSPVEAEHTVIFCQRQSSAARHELMQMGAALKDALQPDFADAGPETIAEAAVPQHIRGAIYVSSKGRGSELFGGADAELKLLRHALGPVPLIGLVAETQLMDAHVHQLAGVLTVFTGK, translated from the coding sequence ATGTCACTGTTTCCCGTCGCTCATGCCGCTCATGAAGACTGGCGCACTGCGGCAGAGCAAGTCGTGCTGCAACTGCGCGAGCAACTGCTGCGCCAGTCGCTGCAGCCGCATCGCCTGGGGCTGATCTATATCGCCCAGGGCCTGGTGCCCCATTCGCAGCAACTGCTGGCGCTGCTGGCGCGCGAGCTGCCCCAGGTCACGGATTGGGTGGGCAGCTCCGGCCATGCCGTGCTGGCCATGGAGCATGAGTATTCCGAAAGTTCCTCGCTGGCGGTGATGCTGCTTGACCTGCCCGCCGCCCATTACCGCGTCTACTCCGGTGTCGCGCCGCTGGCGCAAAGCGGCGCCGAAGCCGGATTTGAAGCGCATTCGGCCCTGGTGCACTCCAGCATCGACCAGCCCGATCTGGCAGAGCTGCTGCTGGAGCTGTCCGAGCGCATCAGCTCGGGAAATCTGTTCGGGGCGCTCAGCAGCGAGCAGGGCGTGCAGTTCGCCTGCCGCGCCGAAGATCTGCCCCGCTTGCGTGCCCAGGCCAGCGTCGGCATCTTTCATGCCGGCTTTTCGGGGGTGGCCTTCGATGCCGACGTGGCCTGCATCTCCAGGCTGGCGCAGGGCTGTGCCCCCTTGGGCGGGGGACTTGCGATTACCGATGCCAGAGGCCCGGTGGTGCTGGAGCTGGAAGGCGAGCCCGCCTTGCCCCGCTTGCTGCAGATGCTGGATGTGGAAGCCAGCCCCAGCGCTGGTGGCGGCTGGCAGGCGGCGTTGTCGCAGCTGCGCAAGACCCAGGCCGCGATTGCCCCGCTGGGCCGGGGCCTGGAGCGCGGCGCGCTGACCGACGAGGCCCAGGTGCTGCATATCGTGGGGCTGGATCCGGTACGTCAGGGCGTTGCGCTGTCGTCGCCCGTGGAGGCCGAACATACGGTGATCTTCTGCCAGCGCCAGAGCAGCGCGGCACGCCATGAGCTGATGCAGATGGGCGCGGCCCTCAAAGATGCGCTGCAGCCGGACTTTGCCGATGCCGGCCCCGAAACCATCGCCGAAGCGGCCGTGCCGCAGCATATACGCGGTGCCATCTATGTGAGCAGCAAGGGGCGTGGCAGCGAGCTGTTTGGCGGCGCCGATGCCGAGCTCAAGCTGCTGCGCCATGCGCTGGGGCCGGTGCCTCTGATCGGCCTGGTGGCCGAGACTCAGCTGATGGATGCGCATGTGCATCAGCTGGCCGGCGTGCTGACGGTGTTTACCGGCAAATAG
- a CDS encoding CMD domain-containing protein, translated as MTDTIDRLAGLEQGSPTFTTRHEREKVALATQACEDLLLGNQLDSDLTQAERLVLAAEQARVSGVNVLEAEYRARAQALGDAITPELRSLLDQPGAQTGNARLDAMLHFVRTLALNPAQSDQAALLAIPAAGLSLNDTVLLAQLIGFVAYQARLLAGVKAMGELGGVTEAPAAQPADAAPFVHPANLPPPGEPLRRNGFTSETLDWKAWLQVLDPDTATPEQQQVLEVSHPKAKSMDFYLLLARQPQVLLERSQAFNAIMYAPGGLSRAEREVAATAVSRSNGCVYCASVHAQRFEQLAKRNDVMAQLFDEPDTAGTNARERAIIQASLALTRTPGSFGKQNLQPLRDAGLSDLEILDMLHSAALFGWANRLMLNLGVELYSTP; from the coding sequence ATGACAGACACCATCGACCGACTGGCCGGCCTCGAACAGGGCAGCCCCACATTCACCACCCGCCACGAGCGCGAGAAAGTCGCTCTGGCCACCCAGGCCTGCGAAGACCTGCTGCTGGGCAATCAGCTGGACAGCGATCTGACCCAGGCCGAGCGCCTGGTGCTGGCCGCCGAGCAGGCCCGCGTCAGCGGCGTGAACGTGCTGGAAGCCGAATACCGTGCACGCGCCCAGGCCCTGGGTGATGCCATCACGCCCGAGCTGCGCTCCCTCCTCGATCAGCCCGGAGCGCAGACCGGCAATGCACGCCTCGATGCCATGCTGCACTTTGTGCGCACCCTGGCCCTGAACCCAGCCCAGAGCGATCAGGCTGCGCTGCTGGCCATTCCTGCCGCCGGTCTGTCGCTCAACGACACCGTGCTGCTGGCCCAGCTGATCGGCTTTGTGGCCTACCAAGCCCGCCTGCTGGCGGGTGTGAAGGCCATGGGCGAGCTGGGCGGCGTGACCGAGGCGCCTGCCGCCCAGCCTGCCGATGCTGCGCCCTTTGTACACCCTGCCAACCTGCCGCCGCCCGGCGAGCCGCTGCGCCGCAACGGCTTTACCAGCGAGACGCTGGACTGGAAGGCCTGGCTGCAGGTGCTGGACCCCGACACCGCCACGCCCGAGCAGCAGCAGGTGCTGGAGGTCAGCCACCCCAAGGCCAAGAGCATGGACTTCTACCTGCTGCTGGCCCGCCAGCCCCAGGTGCTGCTGGAGCGCTCCCAGGCCTTCAACGCCATCATGTATGCGCCCGGTGGCCTGTCCCGCGCCGAGCGCGAAGTGGCGGCAACTGCCGTTTCTCGCTCCAACGGCTGCGTGTACTGCGCATCGGTGCACGCACAGCGCTTCGAGCAGCTGGCCAAGCGCAACGATGTGATGGCCCAGCTGTTTGACGAGCCCGACACCGCCGGCACCAATGCCCGCGAGCGCGCCATCATCCAGGCCTCCCTGGCACTGACACGTACGCCGGGCAGCTTTGGCAAGCAGAATCTGCAGCCGCTGCGCGACGCCGGTCTGTCCGATCTGGAAATTCTGGACATGCTGCACTCGGCCGCACTATTTGGCTGGGCGAACCGCCTGATGCTGAATCTGGGCGTGGAGCTGTATTCAACCCCCTGA